A part of Candidatus Omnitrophota bacterium genomic DNA contains:
- a CDS encoding YbhB/YbcL family Raf kinase inhibitor-like protein, which translates to MALRIKSPAFNDGDMIPDKYTAKGRDISPPLFWEDVPDGTASFAIICEDPDAPGGRWVHWVIYNIRKGISRLSEGIPQYDEVENGAKQGMNDFRRVGYGGPAAPPGPAHRYFFKMYALDKVLEVESGLTRDQLLKAMKGHIIQEAEVMGKFKR; encoded by the coding sequence ATGGCGCTAAGGATAAAGAGCCCGGCTTTTAATGACGGCGATATGATACCCGATAAATATACCGCGAAAGGCAGGGATATTTCGCCGCCGCTTTTTTGGGAAGATGTGCCGGACGGCACCGCGAGTTTCGCCATTATTTGTGAAGACCCCGACGCGCCGGGCGGCAGATGGGTGCACTGGGTGATTTACAATATCCGCAAAGGCATCTCGAGGCTATCCGAGGGCATTCCCCAGTATGACGAGGTGGAAAACGGCGCAAAACAGGGTATGAACGATTTTAGGAGGGTGGGTTATGGCGGGCCGGCCGCGCCTCCAGGCCCCGCGCATAGGTATTTTTTCAAAATGTATGCCCTTGATAAGGTGTTAGAAGTGGAATCAGGGCTGACGCGAGACCAGCTGCTCAAGGCAATGAAGGGCCACATCATACAAGAGGCCGAAGTAATGGGGAAGTTTAAGAGATAA